Proteins encoded in a region of the Populus nigra chromosome 3, ddPopNigr1.1, whole genome shotgun sequence genome:
- the LOC133689167 gene encoding probable long-chain-alcohol O-fatty-acyltransferase 3, giving the protein MEDETKNLSNPIALLLSSLGYFYVLATYMTKGLTRVLFLLPTFYLLTIFPWYFTSSLLRGVLSFFITWITSFKLLLFCFNNGPLTACKNYLDFVAIAIFPLKIQENTHSHLTLSLSFKTLSSIMARYELVTLFNKPYLATSLQDFWGRRWNLLSSNILRQTIYEPTQNVLVGFVGVGKARILAMITNLVISGIMHELMFYYISCGTRPTWEVTWFFVLQGISMVFEGALKYLARVKGWTPVHPTVSNVLTLAFVSFTFSWFLVLPVWRTGRNECGFRPKILPFRE; this is encoded by the coding sequence ATGGAGGATGAAACCAAGAACTTGAGCAATCCCATTGCTCTCCTCTTGTCTTCACTAGGGTATTTTTATGTCCTGGCTACATACATGACAAAAGGCCTGACAAGGGTCTTATTTCTCCTCCCCACATTTTACCTACTGACCATCTTTCCTTGGTATTTCACATCAAGTCTTCTCAGAGGAGTCTTATCTTTCTTTATCACATGGATCACATCTTTCAAGCTTCTCCTCTTTTGCTTCAACAATGGACCTCTCACTGCTTGCAAAAACTACTTGGACTTTGTTGCAATTGCCATTTTTCCTCTCAAGATCCAGGAAAATACTCACTCACATTTAACTCTTtctttgagttttaaaactctaTCATCAATCATGGCAAGGTATGAGCTAGTGACACTATTCAACAAGCCGTATTTAGCGACATCTTTACAAGATTTTTGGGGTAGAAGGTGGAATCTGTTGTCTTCAAACATTTTGAGGCAAACAATATATGAACCTACCCAAAATGTTTTAGTGGGTTTCGTCGGAGTTGGCAAAGCAAGGATACTGGCCATGATTACTAACCTTGTGATTTCAGGCATAATGCATGAGCTTATGTTCTACTACATCTCTTGTGGGACGAGACCCACATGGGAggtcacttggttctttgtcctGCAAGGAATTTCCATGGTTTTCGAGGGAGCATTGAAGTATTTGGCTCGGGTTAAGGGTTGGACACCCGTTCACCCGACTGTTTCCAATGTTTTGACACTTGCGTTTGTGTCATTCacattttcttggtttcttgtaCTGCCTGTATGGAGGACTGGACGAAATGAATGTGGCTTCAGGCCAAAGATTTTACCTTTCAGAGAATAG